The Kozakia baliensis genome includes a region encoding these proteins:
- a CDS encoding IS110 family RNA-guided transposase: MTRPNPTPTTAVLVAIDVAKSRNEVLIEVPGNRRRRRLTVANTRTEHDRFIAELQALAPRPVIVGFEPTGHYHRPLAWRLVQAGFDARLISSVALARTREALHNGWDKNDPKDAQVILHMLQIGAAKPYHDPLANEINNIQELSVTHEVISRAKTEVQHRILTHYLPLYFPEIERFKGNTRSDWFFALLEQFPVPAAITALSKEAFVAAAWSVVGRKVSKSRLLGDIWETAHRSIALPVSPDAPAIEMFRVVLGEARRLIAQRDAIEEAAIDLLGDHSDFQRLQQVPGIGPIHALTILAEAGDLRRFRHHRQFLKFCGLDLSTYQSGQYRGKTKLSKRGNARLRRTLWMAAQVAIRQRENSFRDKFDRYVARDRHDPDLRRKAFTAITAKMGRVVHAIIKRGDDYRPFVEGPVPGGGTPLYWCHEGASATL, encoded by the coding sequence GTGACCAGACCCAACCCTACACCGACAACAGCTGTTCTCGTCGCTATCGATGTTGCCAAATCACGCAATGAAGTCTTGATTGAGGTGCCCGGTAATCGACGGCGTCGACGCCTGACTGTGGCCAACACGCGCACAGAACATGACCGTTTCATTGCAGAACTGCAGGCCCTGGCACCGCGGCCGGTCATTGTTGGCTTCGAACCGACCGGACATTATCATCGTCCGCTGGCCTGGCGCCTCGTGCAGGCCGGGTTTGATGCACGCCTGATTTCTTCGGTCGCTCTGGCCCGCACGCGAGAGGCGCTGCACAACGGCTGGGACAAGAATGACCCCAAGGATGCACAGGTCATCCTGCACATGCTCCAGATTGGCGCAGCCAAACCATATCATGATCCTCTTGCCAACGAGATCAACAACATTCAGGAATTGTCCGTTACCCATGAAGTGATTTCCCGTGCCAAAACCGAGGTCCAGCACCGGATCCTTACCCACTATCTGCCTCTCTATTTTCCGGAAATTGAGCGCTTCAAGGGCAACACGCGCAGCGACTGGTTCTTTGCCCTCCTTGAGCAATTTCCTGTTCCAGCTGCTATTACCGCGCTCAGCAAGGAGGCGTTTGTTGCTGCCGCCTGGAGTGTTGTTGGGCGCAAGGTCAGTAAATCTCGTCTTCTGGGTGATATCTGGGAAACAGCTCATAGATCGATTGCGCTGCCTGTTTCTCCGGATGCCCCAGCGATCGAGATGTTCCGGGTCGTCCTAGGCGAGGCGCGAAGGCTGATCGCGCAACGTGATGCGATCGAGGAAGCTGCGATTGACCTACTCGGCGATCACAGCGACTTTCAACGCTTGCAGCAGGTGCCGGGGATCGGGCCAATCCATGCCCTGACGATTCTTGCCGAGGCAGGCGACCTGCGGCGATTTCGTCATCACCGGCAATTTCTGAAATTCTGTGGTCTTGACCTGTCAACCTATCAGTCAGGCCAATATCGCGGCAAAACCAAGCTGTCCAAACGCGGCAACGCGCGTCTGCGACGGACACTGTGGATGGCGGCACAGGTCGCCATTCGCCAGCGTGAGAACAGCTTCCGTGACAAGTTCGACCGCTATGTGGCCAGGGACCGGCATGATCCGGACCTGCGCCGCAAGGCGTTCACAGCCATCACCGCAAAGATGGGGCGCGTTGTGCACGCGATCATCAAACGCGGTGACGATTACCGGCCTTTCGTCGAAGGGCCGGTGCCAGGTGGAGGAACCCCTCTCTATTGGTGCCATGAGGGCGCATCTGCGACCCTGTAG